Genomic window (Cardiocondyla obscurior isolate alpha-2009 linkage group LG21, Cobs3.1, whole genome shotgun sequence):
GTTCTACCCCCGGTACTTTACCTCTACCTATCTCTCGCTTTGACGTGCGTCAGCGATTGCTTTACAACCCTCGCGTAATCCAATTTCCGTCCCATAGACACGCGCGCATGCAACAACTGCGAATAATATCCGCTGTTCTTTTAACACAtcgaaaacgaaaaacaaacTCTGCGAGACGATCGTTGCGTTTTGGTGCTTAATTGTATTTCAGTCTACTTAATTACTTGCCGAAATTAATTAGCAGctttattaatcgattaagaaaaattaataaattaaattagaagtTGTcgggaaatataattaaaaaaaaaaattaataaattaaattaaaagttgtcagaaaatataatttaaaaaaaaattaataaattaaattaaaagtcgtcagaaaatataactaaaaaaaaaaaattaataaattgtatcgTATACTTCTgaaatgacaaattttttattttaattttttataattcttccATCTATGTCgtgtcaattaaatttttttccaatcaCCTGTTAAAAATGGAATGTATCGTCGATTTACGAAGAACAATTTATCATTCAGCAATTCAGTAAGCAATTCGTCTCGCATGCAAGTTGTAAAACGATACGGGAGGTAAAGATAGAATCGGAAGGAAATACGGTTCTGCTTGCATATCTCTGCATCATCAAATAAAACGTCTTCGTTTCAATGGACTTTGACTAAGACGCGAAAGAATGTGATTATTATCAGTTTTATCTCTCCTGCTGTTTGTCCATTAtcacgaaaaattttcttttcccttttttttttctttttttttctgtcgatTTCTACTAATAATGatgaaaacaataaaatacgtGTTACGACactatttattattagcacgaagttttatcgaaaatataaaaatcctCGTGTTTATCTGGTTGCACTGAACAGGTACATGTGTCACCGATAAATCCTATATCACGAAACGTCTCAACAAACTTTGTAATCTGCGCACGTTTGATTCACCGAAGTTTAATATCCTCCGATAAAAGTAAACTCATTTATTTCATAACACCTACGCGTAGACAAaagtgttattaaattaattgtcagATATTAAAGCCGAGACGAGAGAAAAGTCGCGTCCAGCTAAATTCTTAGAAAAGCAAATTGCGaattttccgtaaaaaaataataccgcgTGAGATTCTCGCGAAACAGTTCAGGCGCGGCGAGAGTTGTTTAATTAACGTCGCATGCAAAACGAAGacggtaaaaatttaaagtccttttttttcctgaaaTATTCTCGACACGAGCGCATTATTCTTAACGTGCTCGAATAAATTCGGAAATCATCTACCCGCAGAATGCAGCGAAGTACAGGGATGACGAAGCGGAGTGGGGAGATTTGTATCGCGGCTTCGAAAGGTGGTAGGGACGTGAAAACGACATGACAGACCCTTCATAGAACACCGTGACTATACCTAACAGTAACGCGGCAGAATTCAAAGCTGCCGAGGGTCTCGAGATCAGGCGCGCGAAATACCTGAATCTCTCGATCTCGATTAAATCCCGtcgcgtatattttttaatttatttatttaattttcttttctgttttttttttttttctttcgatctCTCGTCCAGTTGCGTTTGAACGTTATTATGTTTTCGTCGGTATCATTACTGTGgacgttttatttcttcgcgaaCTTCGCCGATCGATGTTGTACGGAAAAGTTTTGAGCAGCgatctcgattttttttttttttttcgcgaagaGAGGGACCGCGATTcgaaaaatggaaatattctCGCCGGAGAGGGTGAAGTTGACCAGCGACATCAAGTTTACGTAGTTCACTCACCCTCGGTGACGCCACGTGCCAATAACGGCGGTCGCGGCTTGAAAAAGAGACGATTACTCGTCGTGGACTGTTTTGAGTTCTGCAAAGTGTCGCAAAGTTTTTCGTaatcgcgagaaagaaagagaaagagagagagagatacgtGATGAGACTACGACGACGTGActcacgacgacgacgacgtacGGCTCTTGAGGTGTCATGTTTCTACGCGGAAGCTATCTTCACAGGTCATCGGTGATGAAACGAAGACGTTTGAAGCACGAAGACCTGTGTATCTCGCGGGTGAGAATTTAACGAAATCATTTGGTTGCATCGTAcctattattttaacattccACGTGGAATTCCTCAAACGTCGGAAGAGAAAACCTGCGCGAgcattaataaatgcaaaaaccATTTCGTTGACGGATTCGTCGATCAACTTCGACGAACTTCggcataattaattcaattaataattcaattagtCCGAGTCGAATcgtcgataaataataatcgataaaaaaaaataaaaaataaaaaaagaaataaaataaataaaataataaaatatctcctACGTAAACgttaactaaataaaattaaatcatattcACGACGACcgcgttaaaatgtaaaatattaaaagtacacCCGATGAAAACTTATCTAACAactttctttccctccgcgACGCCGGACAACGGGGAGCGTAAGCATTAGAATCATTGCGCTGAAATGTTTTCGAACTTGTGCACGCACAGCTCACGCGATCTTTCTCACGCGTATATCACGCACGGCCGGACGTAACGGCAGAATATCATTCAAGGTTCACTGACCGCGTATCGTCCACTTACATTACATTCGCGATACAAGGCTGTCATCCTGAATTAGTAATTACGCCGCGCTTTCTGAAATGCATATTCGTACTATCCTCCGAATTCCCTGAATACGTGGGGTGGACGTTATAATATGAGTCATGGGAGGGTGTCCACCCTGCcgttcccctccccccctctaCCCCCCCGCCCGATATCCCGCGTCTCCCTTTTTCGAGACCGCATGTCCATCGCTGCGCGAGCGAGGGTGTCTCGTTCACTATGTCTCGTTCGTCAAGTTTCGCGTGCGTCTTCCTGCAGACGAAGTGCTCGTTAGCCGACCCCAAAGCTTTTccttctccccctcccctcatTCCCTTCGCATCGGTCGGGCAAAATCATTATGATCTGCCTGAATTAATGTCGCCTTTAACGAAGATTTGCAGCTCTCCTTTCTCTGGCGCGGCAATGTATTCGTTGTTCACGTTTGCGTTTTAGTAAAAATTACTCCTCCGTTCACTGTTTTCAGAATTTCTCTCGCGTGACAATTTTGAAATTAGTTACTccgtcgaataaaaatttaaacaatgtcgatttagtattaattaaaattatttcgaagccaattaaaaatcaagtgagacaaatttaataaaaaaaattatctacgggagtttctttttctcgaaaacATTGCCAAGCGCCAGGATTGttcttttataactttttaagcgcgagaaatttctctgtttctttttcgatAGACGGGCAAGATCTGAGGGAAAGCTGGCTGGGTGCGTGAGACCCGTCAAGATGTCGAGCGCGGTATCGTCGCACGAACCCATGACGACGGCGGAGACGACGGAGCTGGACAGCGACGGTTCGAGCTGCGGCGAGCGCGACGTTTGGAAGCGCGTTCGCGGCGACCTCGCTGACGCCGGGCCTAAGAAACGTCGGAAGCAGACTACGCCGGTAAGAGTGTCGTCCGGTGTCGTGGGGGTGCACGAGGACGCGCGCGAGGACGAGTGCAAGGATGAGGACGTCGAAGGTAAGCCGTCGTCGCGATCGTCGTTGCTGAGCAACGACCATCACCACCAACAAcaccaccaccgccaccaccaTCACCATCACCATTCGCCGTCGTCGAAAGACGAGAATCTGAACAACGAGTGCCGCTGCCAGCACTGCGGCCGGCTCTTCGACAGCGACGAGACGCTCAACGTCCACGTGGACAGCGAGCACGGCGGCGCGAGCCAGGCGACGTCGGCCGTCGCCATCAAGATAGAGCCGGCGCAGCAGCTGGACCCGGCTAACGAAAGCCCCGTTAGTCTCCTAAGCGTTAAGAACTTCGCGACCACGTGGCTGGCGCCCGGTAGCCAGCCTCACGTGCAATCGCACGCGCAGATGCAGCCGCAGGGCGACGAGTCGTGGCCGGGCGGCCCGGTAAATCAGATCGTCACAATGACCAATCATTTGCCGGCGCTCTCGAGTTTCCCGGGCGCCCTCGCGCAATACCTACCCCTGCCGAGTTTTCCCCTGACCGATCCTCAGCTTTCTAGAACCCCCCTCGGTCCCGTGCCGGTTAAGATTTTCAACCCGGACGCGTACTGCGATCTGTGCAACAAGGAGTTCTGCAACAAATATTTCCTGAAGACGCACAAGGCCAACAAGCACGGGATATACGTCGACTCGCCGGCGCCGACCGCGGTTATGGATTCCTCCAACGTCGTCGGTGGCGTGTTCAGTGCCGCGAATTTTCACGCGGGTAACGCAAGCGTGAAACTGGAGCCGCCGGCGACTCCGCCGCAGAAACGTTTTCGCCCCGAAGACACAACGAAGAAGCCGAAACCGAAAACGCACAACGAGTCGCCGATGGATCAGCAAACGGACGGTCAGCAGATTTCCCTGCCGCAAGGCGAGGAAGACCAAGTGACGCCGCACGACAGCCCCGGCGGCATGGAGATGCTTCTAAAGCAGGAATACGGCGTCGAACAGGAAGACGCGACCTTCATGCCGGCGCCGAGGCACCTCTCGCCTCAATCTATCCAACAAGCGCGCGAGTCCGGCTTCAGCGCCGATCTATTGCGTCACCTGGGCGTCATAAATCCCGACGCGTTCTGCGAGATCTGCTGCAAGGAATACTGCAACAAGTACTTTCTACGGACGCACAAAATGAAGCGGCACGGCATCGTCGTGCAAGACAACGAAAAGTCGCCGGGCAATCCCGGCACGGCGGCAACCTGGCACCAGGTGCAGACCAGTCCCCTAAATTTGATCGTGTCCGAGGCTACCGCGACGAGCATGGAATCCAACGACCGCGGCGGCGAGGAGCACGAATGCAAGTCCTGCGACATTCGCTTCCAGACTATCGAGCTGTATCAGGCGCACTGCAGGAAGATGCACGAGAGCGAGGAACGAGGCTCGCCGAAGCAGGAATACGATCTCGACTGCGCCGACCAGCGTACGGACTCGATCTCGGAGGATCTTCAGAAGCTGCAGACCATGATCATGCAGCTGAACGGCCTGGATTCCGCGAAGGGATCCTGCACCGTCTGCGGCAGAGAATGCGATTCGAGGTCGGCCCTGCGCGTCCATATGGCGACCGAGCACGGCGTCGCCGGGGACGAAGCATCGTCGCCGCAGAAATCACCCGCGGCGAACTCGACTATTTTCTGCACGCTCTGCGAGAAGGATTATCCAAACCAAGACGCATTGAGAAAACACATAAGCGAGGAACATCAACCTATCGCATCGAACGCCATAACTCTGCCAACGCTGCCGCCGACGGTGATCGCCTCTTCTGCCAGCTCGACGCCGACCAGTCAAAGCGGacaaacgacgacgacgacgacgacggagaGAAAGACGACGTTGCTCACCCCGACGTCGAGCTACTGCGAGATTTGTAACAAGGAGCTGTGCAACAAGTATTTCATGAAGACGCACATGCAGAGAATGCACGGCATCGAGATCGAGAACGGCGCGCAGATCGGCGGTGTCATCTGCAACATCTGTAACAAGGAGCTGTGCAGCAAGTATTTTTTGCGAGTGCACAAGCACAACACCCACGGGATCATCGACGAGAATACGTCGGCGGGCGCGGCGTCGACCAAGCAGGAATCCTACGATACTTCCGGCGCCGAGGACTCGACGTTGAAACCGGACCAATTAGGCGATCTCAGTCACAAATATTTCACGCATTTCACCGAGGTGTGTCCGCTCTGCAGTCGAAGGTTCCGCAGCAGCAAATGGCTGAAGGCACATCTAACGAGCGATCACGGTAAAGCGGGGATCGACAAGTGGCGCGAATTCGAGCAGCATTATCAAACGACGTCCAGAACGAGCGGCAGAAGCGCCGCATTAGCCAAGAACACGCAGCAAACGAACCTGAAGATCCCTAACGGCTTCGAGGTCGCTCAGCAGGTGAAGACCGTCGACTACACGAGTCTAGGAAATCAGATGCTGTCGAATCTCCTCGGCTCCTCGTCCGAGGAGCAGCTGAAGAATTACCGCTGCGGCTACTGCAACTTTACGACCCCCGTGCTGCCCTTCCTATTCCTCCACGAGCGGTCCCACGTGAACTCGCAGGAGAATCTCGAGGTGGACCGCGCGCTCCAGTGCCCGATCTGCTCGCACGACTTCCAGCAGCCGGAGCTGCTTCATCAGCATCTGCTCGCCAAGCATCAGTTCCCCTCTCTGTTATCGTTCCAGCATCCGCTGATAAACAGCTTCCGAGCGGACGGCGACATCAAGACGAGCGACCTCAAGGAGAGACCGGATCAGGATACGAAAAACGACCGCGCGAGATGCAGCCCGCAAACCGAGCGGAGCGCGCACGAGCCGAGGAACCAGCGGCAGGACGAGACTACCGTGCAAGTGACGCCCCAGGGTGTGTACAAGTGCGCACAGTGCGGCTACGCGACGACGAATCTGAATCGCATCAAGAAGCACGTGCGGAAGGACCACAAAACGATAGGCGACCCAACGGAAAGCGTGATCGCCGAGCTTAGCAAGACCCTGAAGGACGTCGCGAACAAGCAGAAGATGCCGGCCTGTTACGCAACGCCGCAGGACACGAACTCCGACAAGACTATCATGCAGCCGTTCCTCATCGAGGAGCAAAATCTGATACAAGCGGGCGCCGagtcgagctcggcgaagaGATTCTCGCCGGCTTTGGTCTATTTGCCGGTGAAATCTAGAATCAGCAGCATCCTGACCGCCTCCTTCACCCTAACTCCCGCCTGAGTTTAATTTGCGATCGCATTACGTCGCGTTTGCATATTGAACGGAAAAAAACGGTGGCATCTGCATCTGCGATCCGAGCACGTGGTATCGGTTCCTATTTATCGTGTAAGACGAGCAGCTAGACGGCAAGTGTTATTCGCACTTTAATAACTTTGACGTTCCATTGATTTTTATGTAACTTTAGCGATTTTTGCAGCCTTTTTCTATTATCGACTTAAGCGAGCCCTTCTCGATTATCCGTGCTACGAATTTACAGAACGAAAACGCGATATCGGCCGGACGAGATTATTTATCATTCTCAAAGCTAATCTCGCAGCAAgtattgataatattaataaacaatatttttattaatattttttataaagaataatattaataatgaattaactataattttaaaattattaaacgtctataaaaaaatatatgttcgtgctaaaaaaattttttaattattattttagatattaattgcagtttaaaaaaaattccatctACTgtgcaatattatatttgtaaaaaaaaaagtaatctcGTCTAGCGGTATTTCGTTTCAAAACGCTTGTTGCCATGACGCAAGATTTcctcgatttttcttttttcgtaacACGTCGACTCGTATATTCGAAGTACGGGGGGGATCATCCCGAAGCAACAGAACTcgcttatacattttatttcgaaatggTTCTCGGCGACGAATTTTAGCAAACCGAAACGATTTCCTAAGGAAGGGAAAACTTTCCAGAAAAAATAACGAGCCgatattgttattattgttCTAAGTATAGGGAACATACTCGTTATATATTCTTGTAAATACTTAATTGTAACTAAAATATGAACGGGTGATTAACAAAGTTCCTATTTTAAACGCGATAGGCTTCTCGACATCGAGAATAGTTCTTTCTCTCcgcattttatttcgtcggttttcttttttcttcttttcacaATTTTAGCATATCGATTTTGCTTCTGCTCAAGCGAAACtcaaagaagaataaaaaaaaaagagagagatagggaaag
Coding sequences:
- the LOC139110583 gene encoding zinc finger protein 423 produces the protein MSSAVSSHEPMTTAETTELDSDGSSCGERDVWKRVRGDLADAGPKKRRKQTTPVRVSSGVVGVHEDAREDECKDEDVEGKPSSRSSLLSNDHHHQQHHHRHHHHHHHSPSSKDENLNNECRCQHCGRLFDSDETLNVHVDSEHGGASQATSAVAIKIEPAQQLDPANESPVSLLSVKNFATTWLAPGSQPHVQSHAQMQPQGDESWPGGPVNQIVTMTNHLPALSSFPGALAQYLPLPSFPLTDPQLSRTPLGPVPVKIFNPDAYCDLCNKEFCNKYFLKTHKANKHGIYVDSPAPTAVMDSSNVVGGVFSAANFHAGNASVKLEPPATPPQKRFRPEDTTKKPKPKTHNESPMDQQTDGQQISLPQGEEDQVTPHDSPGGMEMLLKQEYGVEQEDATFMPAPRHLSPQSIQQARESGFSADLLRHLGVINPDAFCEICCKEYCNKYFLRTHKMKRHGIVVQDNEKSPGNPGTAATWHQVQTSPLNLIVSEATATSMESNDRGGEEHECKSCDIRFQTIELYQAHCRKMHESEERGSPKQEYDLDCADQRTDSISEDLQKLQTMIMQLNGLDSAKGSCTVCGRECDSRSALRVHMATEHGVAGDEASSPQKSPAANSTIFCTLCEKDYPNQDALRKHISEEHQPIASNAITLPTLPPTVIASSASSTPTSQSGQTTTTTTTERKTTLLTPTSSYCEICNKELCNKYFMKTHMQRMHGIEIENGAQIGGVICNICNKELCSKYFLRVHKHNTHGIIDENTSAGAASTKQESYDTSGAEDSTLKPDQLGDLSHKYFTHFTEVCPLCSRRFRSSKWLKAHLTSDHGKAGIDKWREFEQHYQTTSRTSGRSAALAKNTQQTNLKIPNGFEVAQQVKTVDYTSLGNQMLSNLLGSSSEEQLKNYRCGYCNFTTPVLPFLFLHERSHVNSQENLEVDRALQCPICSHDFQQPELLHQHLLAKHQFPSLLSFQHPLINSFRADGDIKTSDLKERPDQDTKNDRARCSPQTERSAHEPRNQRQDETTVQVTPQGVYKCAQCGYATTNLNRIKKHVRKDHKTIGDPTESVIAELSKTLKDVANKQKMPACYATPQDTNSDKTIMQPFLIEEQNLIQAGAESSSAKRFSPALVYLPVKSRISSILTASFTLTPA